In one window of Ferriphaselus amnicola DNA:
- a CDS encoding helix-turn-helix domain-containing protein, whose protein sequence is MEPEVAFGQVLKSLRKARGLSQERLALDAGIERNYISLLERGRNSVSVKIIFKIAGALRIQPSVLLGMVEEKMAASSTQLTCESA, encoded by the coding sequence TTGGAGCCAGAAGTTGCATTTGGTCAGGTATTGAAATCTTTACGAAAGGCACGCGGTCTTTCGCAGGAGAGGCTCGCCCTTGATGCCGGAATTGAACGGAACTACATTTCCTTACTGGAGCGAGGGCGCAACAGCGTCAGTGTCAAAATCATTTTTAAGATTGCCGGAGCACTTAGGATTCAGCCGTCGGTATTGCTTGGGATGGTAGAGGAGAAAATGGCGGCATCTTCCACTCAACTGACCTGTGAAAGTGCCTGA
- a CDS encoding lipoprotein, which translates to MKKLVAVIGITAFLAGCSTNPNEGVGNIKRLVGLEQGQSSIRDETDDSIKKKIFKGKTTKDEVVKLFGEPGDKSATFSGNFDPMRDNGKPKMENETWTYHMEAGSVFDQVKGLGMATVGAARFNKQHMTTKRLILVFNKQNLLIDFTFDSDILSNSGKI; encoded by the coding sequence ATGAAGAAACTGGTAGCCGTCATAGGCATTACAGCATTTCTAGCGGGATGCTCCACCAATCCGAATGAGGGGGTGGGCAACATTAAGAGGCTGGTCGGTCTGGAACAAGGGCAATCCTCCATTCGCGACGAAACAGATGACTCCATCAAGAAAAAGATCTTCAAGGGAAAGACAACCAAAGACGAAGTGGTGAAGCTATTTGGTGAGCCAGGAGATAAGTCGGCTACTTTCTCAGGTAACTTCGATCCCATGCGAGACAACGGCAAACCGAAGATGGAGAACGAAACTTGGACTTACCACATGGAGGCGGGAAGTGTATTCGATCAGGTTAAAGGTCTAGGAATGGCCACGGTGGGTGCAGCAAGATTTAACAAGCAGCACATGACCACGAAGCGCCTCATCCTAGTGTTCAATAAGCAAAATTTGTTGATTGATTTCACGTTCGACAGCGACATATTGAGCAACAGCGGCAAGATCTAA